A window of Macrobrachium rosenbergii isolate ZJJX-2024 chromosome 15, ASM4041242v1, whole genome shotgun sequence contains these coding sequences:
- the LOC136846397 gene encoding uncharacterized protein translates to MKASLIILSLLAAVCMAQHPCLPSPPQNLRIADLGTHSIGIEFEDPDDLERCPIASYHHEIEKVPVATEIVDYSAVPDRTHYHEFILLHSDTVYKISVTAISTFDVFSHPATIEGETLRE, encoded by the exons ATGAAGGCGTCTCTGATCATCCTCTCTCTGTTGGCTGCGGTCTGCATGGCGCAGCATCCCTGTC TCCCGAGCCCACCTCAAAACCTCCGAATCGCTGACCTGGGGACCCACTCCATCGGCATCGAATTCGAAGACCCAGATGACCTTGAAAGGTGCCCAATTGCCAGCTACCACCACGAAATAGAGAAGGTTCCCGTCGCAACTGAAATTGTGGATTACAGCGCTGTACCGGACAGGACCCATTACCACGAATTCATTCTCCTCCATTCCGACACAGTCTACAAGATCTCAGTGACCGCCATCTCTACATTCGATGTGTTCTCCCATCCGGCGACCATTGAGGGTGAGACGCTGAGAGAGTAA